One genomic window of Helicobacter canis includes the following:
- a CDS encoding type II secretion system protein gives MRARIHAPKFRVSGGFSLIELVFVIAVVGILAAVALPKLVATRTDALYAAVNSDIQAVISSVQVAALTQDLSANPLDGAFIMQAAGLSPTRWVAQGSGVRLGKNGALDTANNCVIIDITAQSLQVRVQPIQSSQLCQKLGKTYPTPLSFNLSSTLF, from the coding sequence ATGCGTGCTAGAATCCACGCACCAAAGTTTCGGGTGAGCGGTGGATTTAGCCTAATCGAGCTTGTGTTTGTCATAGCGGTGGTGGGGATACTCGCCGCAGTGGCTTTGCCAAAGCTTGTCGCCACGCGCACAGACGCGCTCTATGCCGCGGTAAATAGCGATATACAAGCAGTCATTAGCTCCGTGCAAGTAGCCGCACTCACGCAAGATCTAAGCGCAAATCCCCTTGATGGTGCTTTCATTATGCAGGCTGCTGGGCTATCTCCTACGCGCTGGGTCGCTCAAGGCAGTGGCGTGCGGCTTGGCAAAAATGGTGCGCTAGATACGGCAAACAACTGCGTGATAATCGACATAACCGCCCAAAGCCTGCAAGTGAGAGTCCAGCCTATCCAAAGCTCCCAGCTCTGCCAAAAGCTTGGCAAAACCTACCCCACGCCTTTAAGCTTCAATCTCTCTAGCACATTGTTTTAG
- a CDS encoding 5'-methylthioadenosine/adenosylhomocysteine nucleosidase: MIKIGIIGAMEEEITPILALFPQAQEIALGGNVFYHIAYKGAEIYVAYSKIGKVHSAITASTMILRFGCEKVIFCGVAGGLDTDLAVGDLLLGSKLCQHDVDISAFGHPLGFIPESRVFIETDENLNAIARQVALESNITLKEGIIASGDAFIHSKEKKQWIIENFGAAAVEMEGASVAVVCDSFKVPCCILRSISDSADGAADVSFDEFLDSSARIGANFVKQMIDRLV; the protein is encoded by the coding sequence ATGATAAAAATAGGCATTATAGGAGCAATGGAAGAAGAGATCACGCCTATTCTCGCGCTGTTTCCGCAAGCGCAGGAGATCGCACTAGGTGGGAATGTGTTTTATCATATCGCGTATAAAGGCGCGGAGATTTATGTCGCTTATAGCAAGATCGGCAAGGTGCATTCTGCCATCACCGCTAGCACAATGATTTTGCGCTTTGGCTGTGAGAAAGTCATTTTCTGCGGCGTGGCTGGAGGCTTGGATACAGATTTGGCAGTGGGAGACTTGCTGCTTGGGAGTAAGCTCTGCCAGCACGATGTGGATATTAGCGCGTTTGGACACCCGCTAGGATTTATCCCAGAAAGTAGGGTATTTATAGAAACTGATGAAAATCTCAACGCCATTGCTAGGCAAGTAGCCCTAGAATCCAATATCACGCTAAAAGAAGGCATAATCGCTTCAGGCGATGCCTTTATCCATAGCAAGGAGAAAAAGCAGTGGATCATAGAGAATTTTGGCGCAGCGGCAGTGGAGATGGAGGGGGCGAGTGTGGCAGTGGTGTGCGATAGCTTCAAAGTGCCTTGCTGTATCTTGCGATCCATTAGCGATAGTGCCGATGGGGCTGCTGATGTGAGCTTTGATGAGTTTTTGGACTCTTCGGCAAGGATCGGTGCTAATTTTGTCAAGCAGATGATCGATAGGCTTGTGTGA
- the fabD gene encoding ACP S-malonyltransferase, with protein sequence MKYAFVFPGQGSQAIGMGKDFYENFGVAKEMFETASDVLGLDFKKLLFEENDLLNQTQYTQPAIFLVSQIAHTILQQESPLLAHFALGHSLGEISALCVALGVGFEDGLRLTKARGEMMTKACDGKDAGMMVIVGLSDEQAEGATQSWRDQGKSVWCANYNGDGQIVLAGKKSDLASIEEPIKALGAKRALLLPMSVASHCPLLESMCEPFKELLRKYLKPTFALPIISNATTKPYDTAEQAYELLTLQLTSPVLYKQSILAVDEHIDAYIELGHNSVLKGLNKRLSQKPTLTIANTQTLQESISQLEQQ encoded by the coding sequence ATGAAATATGCTTTTGTTTTCCCTGGGCAGGGCTCTCAAGCCATAGGAATGGGCAAGGATTTTTACGAGAATTTTGGCGTGGCAAAGGAGATGTTTGAAACCGCTAGCGATGTGCTGGGGCTTGATTTCAAAAAGCTGCTTTTTGAAGAAAACGACCTGCTTAATCAAACGCAATACACCCAACCAGCGATCTTTCTTGTAAGCCAAATCGCCCACACAATCTTGCAGCAAGAGTCCCCGCTTCTAGCCCACTTTGCCTTAGGGCATTCGCTTGGGGAGATTAGCGCGCTATGCGTGGCTTTGGGCGTGGGCTTTGAAGATGGGCTTAGGCTTACCAAAGCGCGAGGGGAGATGATGACAAAAGCGTGCGATGGCAAGGACGCAGGTATGATGGTCATCGTAGGGCTTAGCGATGAGCAAGCCGAGGGGGCTACACAATCGTGGCGCGATCAGGGCAAAAGTGTCTGGTGTGCCAACTACAACGGCGATGGACAGATCGTGCTAGCGGGGAAAAAGAGCGATCTAGCAAGCATAGAAGAGCCTATCAAAGCCCTAGGGGCTAAACGCGCACTGCTGCTGCCTATGTCCGTAGCCTCGCATTGCCCTTTGCTAGAATCTATGTGCGAGCCATTTAAGGAGCTTTTGCGCAAGTATCTAAAGCCCACATTCGCCCTGCCTATCATCTCAAATGCCACCACAAAGCCCTATGACACTGCCGAGCAAGCCTATGAGCTGCTCACCTTGCAGCTTACCTCGCCGGTGCTGTATAAGCAGTCAATTTTGGCTGTTGATGAGCATATTGATGCCTATATCGAGCTAGGGCATAATAGCGTGCTAAAGGGCTTAAACAAACGCCTAAGTCAAAAGCCCACGCTCACAATCGCCAACACCCAAACCCTACAAGAATCCATTTCACAATTGGAGCAGCAGTAA
- a CDS encoding type I restriction endonuclease, translating to MAKGFSEDSRVKIPALITLTRLGFAYRSLKNAEFEPRTNILIPSFAKALRTLNPTLRQGSLDKALEHIAFILSYDDCGRAFYESLCYGLSGHTIEEADSIKLIDWDNFSSNMFEVVTELPYGGDESGAGSFRPDITLCINGLPLCFIEVKKPNNEQGIQAELKRAKERFSNPAFKRFFHCTQIIVYSNNCAYDASELTPISGAFYSTSYSLKPNHFREESPQAALPEVDSTTLKAILQDTNSQALLSTQEFATNLAPTTPTNSLLISLFTLERLQVFLRYGIAFVESSSSHQSPTQSPTIEKHIMRYPQFFALCAIKDKLHQWHKAKSNSAQIPQPLPLKRGIIWHTQGSGKTALSFYATRWIKDFYQSLGIITKFYFITDRLDLYKQASSEFSKRGLRVKEIESKQDFISELSSLKCNNQEGKDEMIVVNIQKFSQDSLALPNSYALAFQRVFFIDEAHRSYDPKGSFLTHLFTTDRQAIFLSLTGTPLLGSSSRSKSTQIFGEYIHRYYYDSSIKDGYTLRLIKEDIQASYKETLRDRLKALELEQGSLDSKAIYAHKSFVTPLYKYIYDDFTQSRAKLGDESIGAMVVCASSEQARELFALSQAISPPPPVSSSLDSKPLTSALILHDQGDKHSRAKDIEDFKAGKISLLFVYNMLLTGFDAPRLKKLYLCRKIESHNLLQALTRVNRPYKSFHYGYVVDFADIDREFDKTNKAYWDELHRELGDDIDSYTGLFKTPEEIKAELESIKATLWEYDTNNAEEFRLQIEKLSKDKLHTLQSQLQSARELYNLIALHGYKELESKLPFSSLARLLQVLQDRLQTLHIQEIIDSTDPDPSLLSQALEDYIFSFTKIDEKELLLLDGLKSQIARTREAFLSNMDNADPIYTTLYQELKRLLAKRHINPTQEQIAALDSEYKSLQARIDALNAADERLCAKYDKDPKFLRIHKRLRESLHLADPSIHESLLAIKHTIDHQLLNNRELLANQAFFTTELNQLTKSQAKALLETRYSRETRSTLTSLLANEYLHQYKGESA from the coding sequence ATGGCTAAAGGATTTAGCGAGGATTCTCGCGTGAAAATACCAGCACTTATCACACTTACTCGACTTGGGTTTGCCTATCGCTCGCTTAAAAACGCAGAGTTTGAGCCTAGGACAAATATCCTTATCCCAAGCTTTGCTAAAGCCCTACGCACACTCAATCCAACCTTACGCCAAGGATCACTCGATAAAGCCCTAGAGCATATCGCTTTTATTCTCTCCTATGATGATTGCGGCAGGGCTTTTTATGAGAGCTTGTGCTATGGGCTTAGCGGACATACTATCGAAGAAGCGGATTCTATCAAGCTTATTGATTGGGATAATTTTAGTAGCAATATGTTTGAAGTCGTTACAGAGCTGCCTTACGGAGGCGATGAGAGCGGCGCAGGGAGCTTCCGCCCAGATATTACGCTATGTATCAATGGCTTGCCGCTGTGCTTTATCGAAGTCAAAAAGCCCAATAACGAGCAAGGCATACAAGCCGAGCTAAAGCGCGCTAAAGAGCGATTTAGCAACCCCGCTTTTAAACGCTTTTTTCACTGCACGCAAATCATCGTATATTCTAATAATTGCGCCTATGATGCAAGCGAGCTTACCCCAATAAGCGGCGCGTTTTACTCCACAAGCTATAGCCTAAAGCCCAATCACTTTAGAGAGGAGTCTCCCCAAGCAGCACTACCAGAAGTGGATTCTACTACGCTCAAAGCCATACTCCAAGATACCAACTCCCAAGCCCTACTATCCACGCAAGAGTTCGCCACCAACCTAGCCCCCACCACCCCGACAAACTCCCTACTCATCTCACTTTTTACCCTTGAGCGACTGCAAGTCTTTTTGCGCTATGGGATCGCCTTTGTAGAATCTAGCTCTAGCCACCAAAGCCCCACCCAAAGCCCCACCATAGAAAAGCACATTATGCGCTATCCGCAGTTTTTCGCCCTATGCGCGATCAAAGACAAATTACACCAATGGCATAAAGCCAAGTCAAACTCTGCCCAGATCCCCCAGCCACTCCCCCTAAAGCGCGGGATCATATGGCATACACAAGGCTCGGGCAAAACCGCCCTAAGCTTCTACGCCACAAGGTGGATCAAAGACTTTTACCAATCTTTAGGCATTATCACCAAATTTTACTTCATCACCGATCGCCTAGATCTCTACAAGCAAGCTTCTAGCGAGTTTAGCAAAAGGGGCTTGCGTGTCAAAGAGATAGAGTCTAAGCAGGACTTCATCAGTGAGCTATCAAGCCTTAAATGCAACAACCAAGAAGGCAAAGATGAGATGATAGTCGTAAATATCCAAAAATTTAGCCAAGACTCCCTAGCCCTGCCCAACTCCTACGCCCTTGCTTTCCAGCGCGTGTTTTTTATCGATGAAGCACACAGAAGCTATGATCCCAAAGGCTCATTTCTCACACATTTATTCACCACAGATAGGCAGGCTATCTTCCTATCGCTCACAGGGACTCCACTGCTAGGCAGCTCCTCCAGAAGCAAATCCACCCAAATTTTTGGCGAGTATATCCACCGCTACTACTACGACTCATCGATCAAAGATGGCTACACCCTACGCCTTATCAAAGAAGATATACAAGCTAGTTATAAAGAAACGCTAAGAGACAGGCTAAAAGCCCTAGAGCTAGAGCAAGGCTCTCTAGATTCTAAAGCTATCTATGCGCACAAAAGCTTTGTAACGCCCCTGTATAAATATATCTATGATGATTTCACGCAAAGCCGCGCCAAGCTAGGTGATGAAAGCATTGGGGCTATGGTGGTGTGTGCGAGCAGTGAGCAGGCTAGAGAGCTATTTGCACTCTCACAAGCCATTTCCCCCCCCCCCCCCGTTTCAAGCAGCCTAGATTCTAAGCCCTTAACCTCCGCGCTAATCCTACACGACCAAGGCGATAAGCACTCCCGCGCCAAAGACATTGAAGACTTCAAGGCTGGTAAGATCTCCTTGCTCTTTGTCTATAATATGCTACTCACCGGCTTTGATGCCCCAAGGCTTAAAAAGCTCTATCTCTGCCGCAAGATAGAGTCCCACAATCTCCTCCAAGCCCTAACGCGTGTCAATCGCCCTTATAAGTCCTTCCACTATGGCTATGTGGTGGATTTTGCGGATATTGACAGAGAGTTTGACAAGACCAACAAAGCCTATTGGGACGAGCTGCACAGAGAGCTAGGCGATGATATAGACTCTTATACAGGGCTTTTTAAAACCCCAGAAGAAATCAAAGCCGAGCTAGAATCCATAAAAGCCACATTATGGGAGTATGACACAAACAACGCCGAAGAATTCCGCTTACAAATAGAAAAGCTCTCCAAAGACAAGCTCCACACCCTCCAATCCCAGCTGCAATCTGCGCGCGAGCTCTACAATCTCATCGCCCTACACGGCTACAAAGAGCTAGAATCCAAGCTGCCTTTTAGCAGCCTTGCTAGATTGCTCCAAGTGCTACAAGATAGGCTACAAACCCTACATATCCAAGAGATCATAGACTCCACCGACCCAGATCCAAGCCTGCTTAGCCAAGCCTTAGAGGATTATATTTTCTCCTTTACCAAAATCGATGAAAAAGAGCTGCTTCTACTCGATGGGCTAAAGTCCCAGATCGCACGCACAAGAGAGGCGTTCCTAAGCAATATGGACAATGCCGACCCTATCTACACCACGCTCTACCAAGAGCTAAAGCGTCTCCTAGCCAAAAGGCACATAAACCCCACCCAAGAGCAGATCGCCGCGCTTGATAGCGAGTATAAGTCCTTACAAGCACGCATAGACGCCCTAAATGCCGCAGATGAAAGGCTCTGTGCCAAATACGACAAAGACCCAAAATTCCTACGCATACACAAACGCCTAAGAGAGTCTTTGCACCTAGCAGACCCAAGTATCCACGAGAGCCTGCTAGCGATCAAGCACACTATCGACCACCAGCTCCTAAACAACCGCGAGCTGCTAGCAAATCAAGCCTTTTTCACCACAGAGCTAAATCAGCTCACTAAATCCCAAGCAAAAGCCCTGCTAGAGACTCGCTACTCCCGAGAGACAAGAAGCACTCTCACCTCCCTACTTGCCAATGAATACCTACACCAATACAAAGGAGAATCCGCCTAA
- a CDS encoding class I SAM-dependent DNA methyltransferase, translating to MQVPNTQTPPNTTPQILALIDRLKAICARSGLGNDAGEYKIITQVFLYKFLSDKFIYEIKRTEPSLEKLDSSKLLSHLKSLSTDDYAMLCEDIGANVIFLPDELLPYLFERQNESSFHKRLDEALENLSSRNLEIFSITTEGGSKIKLFEPISPIITDASKRDNFAKALVSSLVDFDFEAIFDQGYDFFAPLFEYLIKDYNKDNGGKYAEYYTPASVSSIMARILVGDTSPKSVSIYDPSAGSGTLLMSLAHTIGQDKCTIYAQDISQKSSQLLRLNLILNNLSHSIHNITQGNTLTHPKHTHKLFDFIVSNPPFKLDFSEYRAELDAQKERFFAGVPKVPNKKLESMAIYLCFFQHLLNSLSPKGRAAIVVPTGFITATSGIEKTLRQALVDSSSLLGCITMPPNIFATTGTNVSIVFIDRSKPHTHALLMDASKLGTKQKVEKNERTILSQEDEAKIIGTFLRQEEIKDFSISVPLESIAEKGYSFSAGQYFDFSIEHIDLSQEEFEAQLESSKARLQELFTESSALQEEIVASFERLKFKG from the coding sequence ATGCAAGTCCCAAACACCCAGACCCCGCCAAACACCACACCGCAAATCCTAGCCCTAATCGACAGGCTCAAAGCCATTTGTGCTAGAAGCGGACTAGGCAATGACGCAGGGGAGTATAAAATCATCACCCAAGTTTTCCTCTACAAATTCCTAAGCGATAAATTTATCTATGAGATAAAGCGCACTGAGCCAAGCCTAGAGAAGCTAGACTCTAGCAAGCTACTCTCCCACCTAAAGAGCCTAAGCACAGATGACTATGCAATGCTCTGTGAAGACATCGGCGCAAATGTCATCTTTCTACCAGATGAGCTGCTACCCTATCTCTTTGAGCGGCAAAATGAATCAAGCTTCCACAAAAGGCTTGATGAAGCGTTAGAAAATCTCTCTTCTAGGAATCTTGAGATTTTCTCTATCACCACAGAAGGCGGGAGCAAGATCAAGCTTTTTGAGCCTATATCGCCTATCATCACCGATGCAAGCAAGCGCGATAACTTCGCCAAAGCTCTTGTGTCATCGCTTGTGGATTTTGACTTTGAAGCGATCTTTGATCAAGGCTATGACTTTTTCGCCCCACTTTTTGAATACCTTATCAAAGACTACAACAAAGACAACGGCGGCAAATACGCCGAGTATTACACCCCAGCATCTGTAAGCTCCATAATGGCGCGCATACTTGTAGGCGACACCAGCCCTAAAAGTGTGAGCATTTATGACCCAAGCGCAGGCTCTGGCACGCTGCTTATGAGCCTAGCGCACACCATAGGGCAGGATAAATGCACCATCTACGCCCAAGACATAAGCCAGAAGTCCAGCCAGCTCCTACGCCTAAATCTCATCCTAAACAATCTCTCCCACTCTATCCACAACATCACCCAAGGCAACACCCTAACCCACCCAAAGCACACGCACAAGCTCTTTGATTTCATCGTGAGCAATCCGCCATTTAAGCTCGACTTTAGCGAGTATAGAGCCGAGCTAGATGCGCAAAAGGAGCGGTTTTTCGCCGGAGTGCCTAAAGTCCCTAACAAAAAGCTAGAATCTATGGCGATTTATCTGTGCTTTTTCCAGCACCTGCTAAACTCCCTAAGCCCCAAGGGCAGAGCCGCCATAGTCGTACCCACAGGCTTTATCACCGCCACTAGTGGTATAGAAAAGACCCTGCGCCAAGCCCTAGTGGATTCTAGCTCACTGCTAGGCTGTATCACAATGCCGCCCAATATCTTTGCCACCACTGGCACCAATGTCTCTATCGTCTTTATCGATCGCTCCAAGCCCCACACGCACGCGCTTTTGATGGACGCTTCAAAGCTTGGCACAAAGCAAAAGGTAGAGAAAAACGAGCGAACCATTTTAAGCCAAGAAGATGAAGCTAAAATCATTGGCACATTTCTACGCCAAGAAGAGATAAAAGACTTTAGCATAAGCGTCCCCCTAGAATCCATCGCAGAGAAAGGCTACTCATTTTCTGCGGGGCAGTATTTTGACTTTAGCATCGAGCATATCGATCTAAGTCAAGAGGAGTTTGAAGCCCAGCTAGAGTCTAGCAAGGCTAGGCTGCAAGAGCTTTTCACAGAGTCTAGCGCGTTGCAAGAAGAGATAGTAGCGAGCTTTGAGCGGCTAAAGTTTAAAGGCTAG
- a CDS encoding restriction endonuclease subunit S, producing the protein MPTPAPHKQPHQTQWEKVRLGDMQNLQIKKGSLITKKQAKQGSVKVVAAGLNYSYLHNTSNRPKNTITISASGANAGFVNFWNEEIFASDCTTINADFEPTIRYIYYALKLIQNSILALARGTAQPHVYPNDIENLKIPLPPLATQENIAQVLSMLDKKIELNTRINTELEALAKLLYTRYFVEYNFPDSSGKPYKASGGAMVYSPTLKREIPQDWEVASLADNQLCTPISPKVDKFQGEKIYLPTSAIQGWDIVDFTTRTTYENRISRANMQPQADSVWFAKMKDTNKTLYFGEYSQSIHTLILSTGMCGLSCKQGALEYIWNFINSNYFNVIKNAFANGSTQKAINDENLDFIHLVIPSEEVLKDFHKATYNLYKQKHINQQESQRLAEWRDYLLPLLMGDQVEVV; encoded by the coding sequence ATGCCAACACCAGCACCACACAAGCAACCCCACCAAACACAATGGGAAAAGGTAAGATTGGGGGATATGCAAAATTTACAAATAAAAAAAGGTAGTTTAATTACTAAAAAACAGGCAAAACAAGGAAGTGTCAAAGTAGTTGCCGCAGGATTAAACTATTCTTATCTACACAACACTTCAAATAGACCCAAAAACACAATTACTATCAGCGCATCTGGAGCAAATGCTGGATTTGTAAATTTTTGGAATGAAGAAATTTTTGCCTCCGATTGCACTACAATAAATGCCGATTTTGAACCAACCATTCGATATATTTATTACGCGCTTAAACTCATACAAAATAGTATTTTAGCATTAGCAAGAGGCACGGCTCAACCGCATGTATATCCAAATGATATTGAAAATCTCAAAATCCCCCTGCCGCCTCTCGCTACGCAAGAAAACATCGCGCAAGTTCTTAGTATGCTGGATAAAAAAATCGAGCTAAACACACGCATAAACACCGAGCTAGAAGCTCTAGCAAAGCTCCTTTATACGCGCTATTTTGTGGAGTATAACTTCCCAGACTCTAGCGGCAAGCCCTATAAAGCAAGCGGCGGAGCTATGGTCTATAGCCCCACCCTAAAGCGCGAGATCCCACAAGACTGGGAAGTCGCCAGCCTTGCAGACAACCAGCTATGTACCCCCATATCGCCAAAAGTAGATAAATTTCAAGGAGAGAAAATCTATCTGCCAACTTCTGCTATACAAGGCTGGGATATTGTGGATTTTACAACGCGCACAACTTATGAAAACAGAATATCAAGGGCAAATATGCAGCCGCAAGCAGATTCTGTGTGGTTTGCTAAAATGAAAGACACAAATAAAACCCTTTATTTTGGCGAGTATTCACAATCCATACATACTTTAATTTTATCAACGGGAATGTGTGGGCTATCGTGCAAACAAGGTGCTTTAGAATATATTTGGAATTTTATAAATTCTAATTACTTTAATGTCATAAAAAATGCCTTTGCCAATGGCTCAACACAAAAGGCAATCAATGATGAGAATTTAGACTTTATACATCTTGTAATCCCAAGCGAAGAAGTGCTAAAAGATTTTCATAAAGCAACATACAATCTATACAAACAAAAGCATATAAACCAGCAAGAATCCCAAAGACTAGCGGAGTGGCGCGACTATCTGCTGCCTTTGCTTATGGGCGATCAAGTGGAAGTGGTATAG
- the cysK gene encoding cysteine synthase A translates to MPIAHNITDLIGRTPILALHQFAPNLYGKCEFLNPSHSVKDRAAYAMIQDALDSGKITQDSTIVECTSGNMGISLAMICASLGLKIIITMPESMSLERRKMIALFGAKLVLTPAAQGMQGALDEANRLLASIPNAFMPSQFTNLANKEAHKRTTALEIYESFSGELDYFVAGFGTGGTISGVGEVLKEKIPHLRIIGVEPAASPLLSQGQAGAHKIQGIGANFIPKILNTSVIDSVICAGNEEAIATAQALAKIGVMVGISSGANVAIALQIAKENPGKKVLTMLNDTAERYLSTDLFGTL, encoded by the coding sequence ATGCCTATCGCACACAATATCACCGATCTAATCGGGCGCACGCCTATCCTAGCCCTCCACCAATTCGCCCCCAATCTCTACGGCAAATGCGAGTTTCTAAACCCAAGCCACTCTGTCAAAGACCGCGCCGCTTACGCGATGATCCAAGATGCCCTAGATAGCGGCAAGATCACGCAAGACTCCACCATAGTAGAATGCACCAGCGGCAATATGGGCATCTCTCTAGCGATGATTTGCGCAAGCCTAGGGCTAAAGATCATTATCACGATGCCAGAGTCTATGAGCCTAGAGCGGCGCAAGATGATCGCGCTTTTTGGCGCGAAGCTTGTGCTGACCCCAGCCGCACAGGGTATGCAAGGCGCACTCGATGAGGCAAACAGACTGCTTGCAAGTATCCCCAATGCCTTTATGCCAAGCCAATTTACAAATCTAGCCAACAAAGAAGCCCATAAACGCACCACTGCCCTAGAGATTTATGAGAGCTTTAGCGGCGAGCTTGACTACTTTGTCGCGGGCTTTGGCACAGGAGGGACGATCAGCGGAGTAGGCGAAGTGCTTAAGGAGAAAATCCCGCATTTGCGTATAATCGGCGTAGAGCCAGCCGCCTCGCCACTCCTTAGCCAAGGGCAAGCCGGAGCGCACAAGATCCAAGGCATAGGCGCGAACTTTATCCCCAAAATCCTAAACACAAGCGTGATAGACTCTGTCATCTGCGCGGGCAATGAAGAAGCCATAGCCACCGCGCAAGCTCTAGCCAAAATCGGCGTGATGGTGGGGATCTCAAGCGGCGCGAATGTCGCTATCGCGCTACAAATCGCCAAAGAAAATCCGGGCAAAAAGGTGCTAACAATGCTTAATGACACAGCGGAGCGATACTTATCGACAGATTTGTTTGGCACTTTGTAG